The following proteins are co-located in the Chryseobacterium daecheongense genome:
- a CDS encoding NAD(P)/FAD-dependent oxidoreductase, with protein MILSHLYNPKLTAFLTFVWKLTYKLKDMQYLLKDKKVAIIGGGPVGLTMARLLQQKEVNVAVYERDFDAQTRIWGGTLDLHKGSGQEAIKKAGLLENYYTTAIPMGIIFADQQGNTLHTRKPTPENRYDNPEINRNQLRKILLESLAPDTVIWNRKLTNLTEHNGKWLLQFENQPDATADLVIVANGGMSKVRNYVTDAEIEETGSFIIQGDIPQPEINSPQMYGLCDGSRLMTSNQGSLFVVNPYNNGSLTYGLIIQKPQEWDQGHALDFQDKESVIQFLSERLPDWGKPYQEVFQATSFFVGLPTRKLPLKQWKDSRPLPITLIGDAAHLMPPFAGQGVNIGLVDTLTLSENLTEGSFETVEAAIKDYELKMIKYAAEAQQESAVNEAEMRDPDFSFLQLFK; from the coding sequence ATGATTTTGTCGCATTTGTACAATCCTAAGCTTACTGCATTTCTGACATTTGTATGGAAATTAACATACAAATTAAAAGACATGCAATATTTATTAAAAGACAAAAAAGTAGCGATCATCGGTGGCGGACCTGTAGGTTTAACTATGGCCAGACTACTTCAGCAAAAAGAAGTCAATGTAGCCGTTTATGAAAGAGACTTTGACGCCCAAACCCGAATATGGGGTGGGACGCTCGATCTTCATAAAGGTTCAGGACAGGAGGCCATTAAAAAGGCCGGACTGCTTGAAAACTACTATACAACCGCAATTCCCATGGGAATTATATTTGCCGATCAACAAGGCAATACTTTACATACCAGAAAGCCAACTCCGGAAAACCGGTATGATAACCCTGAAATCAACAGAAATCAGCTAAGAAAGATCCTGCTGGAAAGCTTAGCTCCAGATACCGTTATCTGGAACAGAAAGCTGACCAACCTCACAGAACATAATGGCAAGTGGTTGCTACAATTCGAAAACCAGCCCGATGCAACAGCTGATCTAGTGATTGTTGCCAACGGAGGAATGTCAAAAGTTAGAAACTATGTCACCGATGCCGAAATCGAAGAAACCGGTAGCTTTATTATCCAGGGTGATATTCCGCAGCCTGAGATCAATTCTCCTCAAATGTACGGGCTGTGTGATGGAAGCAGGCTCATGACTTCAAACCAAGGAAGCTTATTCGTTGTCAATCCTTATAACAATGGTTCGCTGACTTATGGTTTAATTATACAAAAACCTCAAGAATGGGATCAGGGCCATGCTTTGGACTTTCAGGATAAAGAAAGTGTAATTCAGTTTCTTTCCGAAAGATTACCGGATTGGGGCAAACCTTATCAGGAAGTATTTCAGGCAACTTCCTTCTTCGTTGGATTACCAACCCGAAAATTACCATTAAAACAGTGGAAAGATAGCAGACCGCTTCCCATAACTCTGATCGGTGATGCAGCCCATCTGATGCCTCCTTTTGCCGGACAGGGTGTAAACATTGGCCTGGTAGATACCCTTACCTTATCTGAAAATCTTACTGAAGGTAGTTTTGAAACTGTAGAAGCAGCTATAAAAGATTATGAACTGAAAATGATAAAGTATGCAGCTGAAGCCCAACAGGAATCAGCCGTTAACGAGGCAGAAATGCGCGATCCAGATTTTTCTTTCCTACAGCTTTTTAAATAA
- a CDS encoding TetR/AcrR family transcriptional regulator produces the protein MKEESKKKDTTTEEKIKEAARIVFYRKGFAATRTRDIAEEADINLALLNYYFRSKAKLFEIIMLETMAGFFQSLLMVLNTEKTTLEKKVEEVVGKYIDLIIKEPEIPTFIISELRNNPNLLLQKIPLKEVIQSSVFLKQHQEAVKKGSIIEPNPLHFLINLLGLTVFPFIAKPMLIGSSELNDKEFNTLMIQRKKLIPIWVKAMMAAG, from the coding sequence ATGAAAGAAGAATCTAAAAAAAAGGATACTACAACAGAAGAGAAGATCAAGGAAGCCGCACGAATCGTATTTTATAGAAAGGGATTCGCTGCAACCAGAACCAGGGATATTGCTGAAGAAGCAGATATCAACCTGGCATTGCTCAATTATTATTTCAGAAGCAAGGCCAAATTATTTGAGATTATCATGCTCGAAACTATGGCTGGATTTTTTCAAAGCTTGTTAATGGTGCTAAATACAGAGAAAACAACTCTCGAAAAGAAAGTAGAAGAGGTGGTAGGGAAGTATATCGACCTGATCATCAAAGAGCCGGAAATTCCGACATTCATCATCAGTGAGCTTCGTAACAATCCTAATCTTCTATTGCAAAAAATCCCTTTAAAAGAAGTGATTCAATCTTCTGTCTTTTTAAAGCAACATCAGGAAGCGGTGAAAAAGGGTAGTATTATTGAGCCTAATCCTTTACATTTTCTAATTAACCTGTTGGGGCTTACCGTATTTCCCTTCATAGCAAAACCAATGTTGATTGGAAGCAGTGAACTGAACGATAAAGAGTTCAATACCTTAATGATTCAACGTAAAAAGCTTATCCCGATCTGGGTAAAAGCCATGATGGCGGCAGGCTAA
- a CDS encoding MFS transporter, producing MKRSIYILALGAFGIITTEFGVIGILPNISREFNVSIDTAGWLLSAFALTVAVSSPFITAFTTKINRKLLLCMVLGVFVLSNLLSSISTSFTMLMVARVLPAFLHPLFWNISMAIAFKQGGAKAVSVVMAGLSLATVLGVPLTTYAADFFNNWQASFYMGSFVSLIAFLGLLFFVPSMPASKDKTSQNQLYVLKSPQLWVNLISTILTLAAMFSSYTYLAAYLEKITRMNGAEISVMLLLFGGMGILGNWLMGIALNRNLLVTVRLFFVSLIAVQILAYYFGGIFVAMVLILSLWGMIHTGGFLVPNIRTTQAVPHSALEFVNSLLTSCYNIGISLGALVGGLIIAKYGIHQIVWISIALLGVTLAISFITFPKKIEIESEAEEKEEITISPAVCE from the coding sequence ATGAAACGATCGATTTATATTTTGGCTCTGGGAGCTTTTGGAATCATTACTACAGAATTTGGGGTAATTGGAATTCTACCCAACATCAGCAGGGAATTTAATGTATCTATAGATACAGCCGGTTGGCTGTTAAGTGCTTTTGCACTTACTGTGGCTGTTTCATCTCCTTTTATCACTGCATTTACCACTAAGATCAACCGTAAGCTTTTATTATGTATGGTGCTTGGTGTATTTGTATTATCAAATCTTCTTTCTTCTATTTCAACCAGTTTTACCATGTTGATGGTAGCACGGGTTCTACCTGCCTTTTTGCATCCGCTGTTCTGGAATATTTCAATGGCAATTGCATTTAAACAGGGTGGTGCTAAAGCCGTTTCTGTGGTAATGGCAGGACTTAGTTTGGCTACCGTTTTAGGAGTTCCGCTTACCACTTATGCAGCGGATTTCTTTAATAACTGGCAAGCCTCTTTTTATATGGGAAGTTTTGTGAGCCTGATTGCGTTTTTAGGATTATTATTCTTTGTTCCGTCCATGCCTGCAAGTAAAGATAAAACATCACAAAATCAACTATACGTATTAAAAAGTCCACAACTTTGGGTCAATCTGATCTCGACTATTCTTACATTGGCAGCTATGTTTTCAAGCTATACCTATCTGGCGGCTTATCTGGAAAAAATTACACGGATGAATGGAGCAGAAATAAGTGTAATGCTTCTTTTATTCGGAGGTATGGGAATTCTGGGGAACTGGCTTATGGGCATTGCACTGAACAGAAATTTACTTGTTACCGTACGATTGTTTTTTGTGTCTCTGATTGCCGTTCAGATATTAGCCTATTACTTCGGGGGAATTTTTGTGGCGATGGTTCTGATTCTTTCCCTTTGGGGAATGATACACACCGGAGGCTTCCTGGTTCCTAATATCCGTACTACCCAGGCAGTCCCGCACAGCGCCCTTGAATTTGTTAACAGCCTGTTGACTTCCTGCTACAATATCGGGATATCATTAGGAGCTCTTGTGGGTGGTTTAATTATTGCAAAATATGGAATTCATCAAATTGTCTGGATCAGCATTGCATTATTGGGAGTTACACTCGCCATCAGCTTTATTACTTTTCCGAAAAAAATAGAAATAGAATCAGAAGCTGAGGAAAAAGAAGAAATAACAATTTCTCCTGCAGTTTGCGAATAA
- a CDS encoding TolC family protein — MYKNAQKYLLVFVLGCVSTTSFKSQLQSLSLEECYQLAKDNYPLIRKKGMIAKTAGYNTENANKKYLPQVSFSGQATYQSQTISFSDALGALPINAALPSLSKDQYKIQGEIDQVLYDGGTTYNQKELIKANTELQQQNIETSLYTLKQRINNLFFSILLMDAQLKQNDLNKSNLHTQIQKTEAALKYGVAYRSNLDELKAEIINIDMMATEYKANREAYLKMLSIFIGKELSDSTKLETPDSDYFQTEIRRPELKAFDLQNSIYDLQKKQLKSDFLPRVSAFFQGAYGRPTLNIIENKFGPWFITGVRFSWSLDTLYTSSNKKEILELNKKTADADRDTFLLNTKLDLTQQDEQVKKYTQLITQDENIIALRQSVKQSAEAQLDNGVITIHEYIQKLNAEHLARQTLVLHQIQLLQARYNQKFITGN; from the coding sequence ATGTACAAAAATGCTCAAAAATACCTGCTGGTTTTCGTTCTGGGTTGTGTCTCTACAACTTCTTTTAAATCTCAGCTTCAAAGCCTTAGTCTTGAAGAATGTTATCAGCTGGCAAAAGACAATTACCCGCTGATCAGAAAAAAAGGGATGATTGCAAAGACAGCCGGTTACAATACTGAAAACGCCAATAAGAAATATCTTCCCCAGGTTTCTTTTTCCGGCCAGGCCACATACCAGTCTCAAACCATCAGTTTTTCGGATGCACTGGGAGCACTCCCGATCAATGCCGCACTTCCTTCACTCAGTAAAGACCAATACAAAATTCAGGGAGAGATAGACCAGGTATTGTACGATGGAGGAACCACTTACAACCAGAAGGAACTGATAAAAGCCAATACTGAACTACAGCAACAAAACATTGAAACAAGCCTTTATACATTAAAGCAAAGGATCAATAATCTGTTTTTCTCCATCCTGCTTATGGATGCACAGCTAAAACAAAACGACCTCAACAAATCCAACCTTCATACCCAGATCCAGAAGACAGAAGCCGCATTAAAATATGGTGTTGCTTACAGAAGCAATCTGGATGAACTAAAAGCAGAGATCATCAATATCGATATGATGGCAACAGAGTATAAAGCTAACCGGGAAGCATATCTTAAGATGCTTTCCATTTTCATTGGGAAAGAACTTTCAGATTCTACGAAACTTGAAACTCCCGACAGTGATTATTTTCAAACAGAAATTAGAAGGCCTGAGCTCAAAGCTTTTGATCTACAAAACTCCATTTACGACCTCCAGAAAAAACAGTTGAAATCCGATTTTCTCCCCAGGGTAAGTGCATTCTTCCAGGGAGCATATGGAAGGCCTACACTTAATATCATTGAGAATAAGTTCGGTCCGTGGTTTATTACAGGAGTAAGGTTTAGCTGGTCTCTTGACACTTTGTATACCTCATCCAACAAAAAAGAAATACTGGAGTTAAACAAAAAAACTGCGGATGCAGACAGAGATACATTCCTTCTGAACACAAAACTGGATCTTACGCAGCAGGATGAACAGGTAAAAAAATACACTCAACTGATCACACAGGATGAAAACATCATTGCCCTGCGGCAATCTGTAAAACAATCTGCAGAAGCACAGCTTGATAACGGAGTAATCACCATCCACGAATACATTCAGAAACTCAATGCTGAACATCTTGCAAGACAAACCCTGGTTCTCCATCAGATTCAATTATTACAGGCCAGATACAATCAGAAATTCATAACCGGAAATTAA
- a CDS encoding helix-turn-helix domain-containing protein encodes MSPEMYHQEFDVPEQLQDTIKCFWYNRRDSTEVQSVFEVTPDGYAEIIFYFSGECSVVQNGILHPLPSPFMMGLLNQPVHFHMTNRLEIIAVRCFPWTVFDLLELPSGKVGVHTFEHPIAQLHSTLDALIQQGRKEEAIDQLKQYFLTLRSHVSTDSMLFKAGVAMTKAKGTLPVSQVAEAAHATVRTLERKFKESSGHTVKDVSGLMRFEQARNHLWLHPDVNLAGLAVDLGYTDQSHLSREFKRYTGITPAAFAKKAKKRQRVVSNDFVAFVQS; translated from the coding sequence ATGTCTCCCGAAATGTATCATCAGGAATTTGATGTCCCGGAACAGTTACAGGATACTATAAAATGTTTCTGGTACAACAGGAGGGATTCAACAGAAGTTCAATCCGTCTTTGAAGTAACTCCTGATGGCTATGCTGAAATTATTTTTTATTTCAGTGGCGAATGCAGCGTTGTTCAAAACGGAATTCTTCATCCGTTACCTTCACCATTTATGATGGGACTACTCAATCAGCCTGTTCATTTCCATATGACCAACCGGTTGGAGATCATCGCGGTAAGATGTTTCCCATGGACCGTTTTCGATTTGCTGGAACTTCCTTCCGGTAAAGTAGGGGTGCATACTTTTGAACACCCAATAGCACAGCTTCATTCCACATTGGATGCATTAATTCAGCAAGGTAGAAAAGAAGAAGCTATAGATCAGCTAAAACAATATTTCCTTACACTACGCTCACATGTTTCTACCGACAGCATGTTATTCAAAGCAGGAGTTGCCATGACAAAGGCCAAAGGTACTTTACCCGTCAGCCAGGTCGCTGAAGCGGCTCATGCAACAGTAAGAACTTTAGAAAGAAAATTTAAAGAATCATCCGGTCACACCGTTAAGGATGTATCGGGTCTGATGCGTTTTGAGCAGGCCAGAAATCATTTATGGCTGCATCCTGATGTTAATCTAGCCGGGTTGGCTGTTGATCTTGGATATACGGACCAATCCCATTTAAGCAGAGAGTTTAAACGGTATACCGGTATTACTCCTGCTGCGTTCGCTAAAAAAGCTAAAAAAAGACAACGAGTGGTAAGCAATGATTTTGTCGCATTTGTACAATCCTAA